The proteins below are encoded in one region of Parvicella tangerina:
- a CDS encoding acyl carrier protein yields the protein MTQEEINQRLSQLFKTVFKQPDLEIAPEMTASDVEGWDSITHLDLITAVEGEFNIEINGFDVMGLQNVGDLEKLVARKLEE from the coding sequence ATGACTCAAGAAGAAATCAATCAAAGACTAAGTCAGTTATTTAAAACTGTGTTTAAGCAACCAGATTTAGAAATTGCTCCAGAAATGACCGCAAGTGATGTTGAGGGGTGGGACTCTATTACTCATTTGGATTTAATCACCGCAGTTGAAGGGGAATTTAATATCGAAATTAACGGGTTTGATGTCATGGGACTCCAGAATGTAGGTGACTTGGAAAAATTAGTAGCTCGGAAACTAGAAGAGTGA
- a CDS encoding MBOAT family O-acyltransferase, translating to MLFNSIPFVIFFLVVVVLYYLSPQKFRWVILLAASYFFYMSWQPVYVLLITFTTAVSYWIGVQSENKDKKTRKHLLWLSVAVNLGVLFFFKYFNFLNQSIKDLLHYTSSFSYEFDGFDILLPVGISFYTFQTLSYNLDVYYGMKKPEKHLGIYALYVSFFPQLVAGPIERSTHLMPQFHEEKKFNWDNIGLGMKYMVWGFFKKVVIADRLSVYVNDIYNNYEGQSSLPLILGTFLFAFQLYCDFSAYSDIAKGAARILGFELMENFNHPFKSKNITEFWRRWHISLSTWLRDYLYTPLVFKHKKWGKKSVMYAILVTFVLCGLWHGARMTYVVFGFLQAGALIYELATVEARKKWKAKVNRYLYDYASLAITFVFILFSFIFFRADSLSQAIDITKGICSMNVDVGDLMQVMGNGKMRFLFVMLLLVGFILFDKHIFDVVKLKSNDHPLRDRLIFSFLVSLIVIFGYYGEVEFIYFQF from the coding sequence ATGCTTTTTAACTCAATCCCCTTTGTCATATTTTTCTTGGTGGTTGTAGTTTTGTACTACCTATCACCACAGAAGTTTAGATGGGTTATTTTATTGGCTGCTAGCTATTTCTTTTACATGAGCTGGCAACCTGTTTATGTTTTGCTAATCACTTTTACAACAGCAGTCAGTTACTGGATTGGTGTTCAGAGTGAGAATAAAGATAAGAAGACTCGAAAGCATTTGTTATGGTTGAGTGTTGCAGTGAATTTGGGAGTTCTATTCTTTTTCAAGTATTTCAATTTCCTCAATCAATCGATCAAAGACTTACTTCACTATACATCCTCATTTTCTTATGAATTTGATGGGTTCGACATCTTACTTCCTGTTGGTATTTCGTTTTATACTTTCCAAACGCTGAGTTATAATCTGGATGTTTATTACGGCATGAAGAAACCAGAAAAACACTTGGGCATCTATGCACTTTACGTAAGTTTCTTTCCTCAATTAGTTGCTGGCCCAATAGAAAGATCTACACATTTGATGCCTCAGTTTCATGAAGAAAAGAAGTTTAATTGGGATAATATCGGTCTTGGGATGAAGTATATGGTCTGGGGCTTTTTTAAGAAAGTCGTGATTGCAGATCGGTTATCTGTCTATGTAAATGATATCTATAATAATTATGAAGGACAATCATCCCTGCCATTGATACTGGGAACCTTTCTTTTCGCTTTTCAACTTTATTGTGATTTTTCGGCCTATTCTGATATTGCGAAAGGAGCTGCTCGAATTTTAGGGTTTGAGCTGATGGAGAACTTTAACCATCCTTTTAAGAGTAAGAATATTACAGAGTTTTGGCGTAGGTGGCACATCTCTTTATCAACATGGCTGAGGGATTATTTATATACTCCTTTGGTCTTTAAGCATAAAAAATGGGGCAAAAAGTCTGTTATGTATGCAATATTAGTCACATTCGTCCTTTGTGGACTTTGGCATGGAGCGCGGATGACCTATGTCGTATTTGGATTCCTTCAGGCAGGAGCTCTTATTTATGAGCTGGCTACCGTTGAGGCTAGAAAAAAGTGGAAAGCAAAAGTGAACAGGTATCTTTATGATTACGCTAGTTTAGCAATAACATTTGTTTTTATTCTTTTTAGTTTTATTTTCTTTCGAGCGGATAGCTTATCGCAGGCTATAGATATTACGAAAGGGATTTGTAGTATGAATGTCGATGTAGGTGATTTAATGCAGGTAATGGGTAACGGTAAGATGAGATTTTTGTTTGTGATGCTTTTACTGGTTGGCTTCATCTTGTTTGATAAGCACATTTTTGATGTCGTTAAATTGAAGTCAAACGACCATCCGTTGAGAGATCGGTTGATTTTTAGTTTTTTAGTATCATTGATAGTCATATTTGGGTATTATGGTGAAGTTGAATTTATATATTTCCAATTCTAA